The Doryrhamphus excisus isolate RoL2022-K1 chromosome 1, RoL_Dexc_1.0, whole genome shotgun sequence genome includes a window with the following:
- the tusc2a gene encoding tumor suppressor 2, mitochondrial calcium regulator a, translated as MGGSGSKAKGVWPFSGSGAAGDSASDGNEQSLARLKCSRNATPFVFTRRSSLYYDEDGDLAHEFYEETVVTKNGRKKSKLKRIQKNLIPQGIVKLDHPCIHVDFPIILCEM; from the exons ATGGGAGGAAGTGGATCCAAAGCCAAAGGTGTGTGGCCTTTCTCAGGCAGTGGAGCTGCAGGTGACTCTGCCAGTGATGGTAACGAACAGTCCCTGGCCCGTCTCAAATGTTCCAGGAACGCTACACCTTTTGTTTTTACCAGGAGGAG CTCGCTGTACTACGACGAGGATGGCGACCTCGCCCACGAATTCTACGAAGAGACCGTGGTGACCAAAAACGGcaggaaaaagtccaaattgaaGAGGATCCAAAAGAATCTGATTCCACAG GGTATTGTGAAGCTGGACCATCCCTGCATTCATGTGGACTTCCCCATCATCCTTTGTGAGATGTGA